A genomic region of Parus major isolate Abel chromosome 14, Parus_major1.1, whole genome shotgun sequence contains the following coding sequences:
- the LOC107211363 gene encoding uncharacterized protein LOC107211363 isoform X1, protein MGRLDDHAKRRIVELRRAGLSFRKIKKVLELDDIRVTPQAVYLFLKRKSVEPGSVAAGWDGDQPWPPLQGHEAEPPRLLGTRHPALPTGDPMGSQVPCSAGSQDTKEGIQIVGVASLCKDGGQLGDTLPLGLAPGNGDDSSTGKALTPGTALGGPAPLPQILPGRVQLVTPPTQNSALMVKKKTLDRAILQKKVKDASTQTGLPNPVGPGHHNLAWGGTVPPTAPSFPSITEKLDAVQREVQKLSQALHTVLERQCHLERQQEHQQRLQQEVLMTLQQLSSTVSHGSVPATQPCGPFSSVAEPLPTMPNFSQFKMELI, encoded by the exons ATGGGCCGTCTGGATGACCATGCCAAGAGGAGGATTGTGGAGCTGcgcagggctgggctgagcttcCGCAAGATCAAgaaggtgctggagctggatgaCATCCGGGTGACGCCGCAGGCCGTGTACCTCTTCCTCAAGAGGAAGAGCGTGGAACCAGGGTCAGTGGCagctggctgggatggggatcAGCCCTGGCCCCCACTGCAGGGGCATGAGGCTGAGCCCCCCAGGCTGCTGGGTACCCGGCACCCTGCACTGCCCACTGGGGATCCTATGGGCAGCCAggtgccctgctctgctggcagccaggacaCCAAGGAAGGCATCCAGATTGTCGGTGTGGCCTCGCTCTGCAAGGACGGTGGGCAGCTTGGGGACACTCTGCCTCTGGGGCTGGCCCCTGGGAATG GTGATGACAGTTCCACAGGCAAAGCCCTGACTCCAGGGACTGCTCTGGGGGGCCCGGCCCCCCTGCCCCAGATACTGCCAGGCCGAGTGCAGCTGGTCACACCCCCGACCCAGAACTCAGCCCTGATGGTGAAAAAGAAGACTCTGGACAGGGCTATCCTGCAGAAAAAG GTCAAAGATGCCAGCACTCAGACTGGCTTGCCAAACCCTGTGGGTCCAGGACATCACAACCTTGCTTGGGGTGGAACTGTGCcccccactgctcccagcttcCCCAGCATCACTGAGAAGCTGGATGCTGTACAGAGGGAGGTGCAGAAGCTGAGCCAGGCCCTGCATACAGTATTGGAGCGGCAGTGCCACCTGGAACGCCAGCAGGAGCACCAACAGcggctgcagcaggaggtgctgatgacactgcagcagctcagctccactGTGAGCCATGGCTCTGTGCCAGCCACCCAGCCCTGTGGCCCCTTCAGCAGTGTGGCCGAGCCCTTGCCCACCATGCCAAACTTCAGCCAGTTCAAGATGGAGCTGATCTGA
- the LOC107211363 gene encoding uncharacterized protein LOC107211363 isoform X2 has protein sequence MGRLDDHAKRRIVELRRAGLSFRKIKKVLELDDIRVTPQAVYLFLKRKSVEPGQDTKEGIQIVGVASLCKDGGQLGDTLPLGLAPGNGDDSSTGKALTPGTALGGPAPLPQILPGRVQLVTPPTQNSALMVKKKTLDRAILQKKVKDASTQTGLPNPVGPGHHNLAWGGTVPPTAPSFPSITEKLDAVQREVQKLSQALHTVLERQCHLERQQEHQQRLQQEVLMTLQQLSSTVSHGSVPATQPCGPFSSVAEPLPTMPNFSQFKMELI, from the exons ATGGGCCGTCTGGATGACCATGCCAAGAGGAGGATTGTGGAGCTGcgcagggctgggctgagcttcCGCAAGATCAAgaaggtgctggagctggatgaCATCCGGGTGACGCCGCAGGCCGTGTACCTCTTCCTCAAGAGGAAGAGCGTGGAACCAGG ccaggacaCCAAGGAAGGCATCCAGATTGTCGGTGTGGCCTCGCTCTGCAAGGACGGTGGGCAGCTTGGGGACACTCTGCCTCTGGGGCTGGCCCCTGGGAATG GTGATGACAGTTCCACAGGCAAAGCCCTGACTCCAGGGACTGCTCTGGGGGGCCCGGCCCCCCTGCCCCAGATACTGCCAGGCCGAGTGCAGCTGGTCACACCCCCGACCCAGAACTCAGCCCTGATGGTGAAAAAGAAGACTCTGGACAGGGCTATCCTGCAGAAAAAG GTCAAAGATGCCAGCACTCAGACTGGCTTGCCAAACCCTGTGGGTCCAGGACATCACAACCTTGCTTGGGGTGGAACTGTGCcccccactgctcccagcttcCCCAGCATCACTGAGAAGCTGGATGCTGTACAGAGGGAGGTGCAGAAGCTGAGCCAGGCCCTGCATACAGTATTGGAGCGGCAGTGCCACCTGGAACGCCAGCAGGAGCACCAACAGcggctgcagcaggaggtgctgatgacactgcagcagctcagctccactGTGAGCCATGGCTCTGTGCCAGCCACCCAGCCCTGTGGCCCCTTCAGCAGTGTGGCCGAGCCCTTGCCCACCATGCCAAACTTCAGCCAGTTCAAGATGGAGCTGATCTGA